The region TTGCAGATGAAGCTGGTATTGATTCGATACTCGTTGGAGATTCTCTAAGTATGGTTATGCAGGGAAATAGTTCTACATTGCCAGTTAGTTTAGATGAGATGATTTATCATGGTAAAATCGTAAAAAAAGGTGTAAGCAACGCGTTATTAATAGTTGATATGCCATTTATGAGTTATCAAGCATCGACTGAAAAAGCGCTGGAAAACGCTGGTAAAATAATGAAAGAAACGCTTTGTGATTGTGTAAAACTCGAGGGTGGTGAAGAGTTTGCTCAAACTGTTTATAAATTGGTTTCAAGCGGCATACCAGTTATTGGACATTTAGGTTTAACGCCTCAATCTATAAATGTTTTTGGTTCATACACTGTCAGGGCAAAAACCAAAGAACAAGCGCAAAAAATAGTAAATGATGCTATTAGTTTGGAGCAAGCTGGTGTTTTTGCTATAGTTTTAGAGGCTATACCACTAAATCTTGCAAAAGAAATTACTCAAAAACTGAAAATTCCAACAATTGGTATTGGGGCTGGGCTTTACTGTGATGGTCAGGTTTTGGTTTTTCATGATATGCTTGGGCTTTTTGATGATTTTAAACCTAAATTTGTCAAAAGGTATGCGTCATTAAAACAAGATGCTATAAAAGGTATTAAAGACTATATTAAAGAAGTAAAAAACAACGAATTTCCATCATTGGAGTACTCATATGAGTAAAGTTATACAGACTATTGATCAAATGAAAGAATTTAGCAAAAATTCAATTTTGTCAAAAAAAAGCATAGGTTTTGTGCCTACAATGGGTTATTTACATAATGGACATTTATCTTTAATAAAAAAAGCTAGATCACAAAATGATATTGTAGTAGTTAGCATTTTTGTAAATCCATTGCAATTTGCGCCAAATGAAGATTTTAATACATACCCAAGAGATTTTGAGAAAGATAGGGTTTTGTGCGAACAAAATGGCGTTGATGTAATATTTTACCCAGGTTATGAAGAAATGTACCCACAAAATTATCAAACTTACGTTGAAGTTTCTTTTTTAAGTAAACCGCTTGAAGGAAAGTCACGCCCCACTCATTTTAAAGGTGTAACAACAATTGTTTTAAAACTATTTAATATTATTAAACCAACTAGGGCATATTTTGGCAAAAAGGATGCCCAGCAGTTAATAATTATCAAAAAAATGGTTGAAGATTTGAATCTTGATGTCGAGATTGTACCATGCGAAATTGAAAGGGATATTGATGGTCTGGCTTTAAGTTCAAGAAATGTTTATTTAAATGCTAAAGAGCGTTCTCAAGCTGTTTGTTTAAAAAAAGCTCTTGATAAGGCAAAAGAGTTAATAGATGCAAAAATTTATGATTCACAAACAATTATCAAGAATATGAAAGATGTTATAAATTCTTACGATTTAGCACGTATTGATTACATTAGCATAAATTCAACTGATTGTTTGAGTGAGTTAAAGGAAGTGGTTTTGGGTAAAACTTTGATATCTTTGGCAGTCTTTTTTGGTAAAACAAGATTGATTGACAATATGTGGATTTAAAGGGGGGATTATGCTTAGAAATATGCTTATTGGAAAAATTCATAGGGCTACGGTTACTCAGGCAGACTTGCATTATATAGGCAGCATAACAATTGATGAAGATTTAATGGAAGCGGCAAACATGAAAGAATACGAGTATGTGCATATATGGAATATTGATAATGGTGAGAGATTTCAAACTTACACAATAAAAGGCAAGAAAGGCTCAGGTGTAATTTGTCTAAATGGAGCTGCAGCACGAAAAGTTGCTGTAGGTGATAAAATTATAATAGCAGCATTTGGGCTGGTAGACGATAGTGAAGCAGATAAAGTCGTACCAAAAGTTGTTATAGTTGATAAAGATAACAAAATTGTAGAAAAGTACGAAGGTATTTAATTTTATAGTTAGTTTATAAATCTTGTAATTTAAAATTATAATTTTACATTTTCTTGACAATGTTTTTATTTTTAATTAACATATCTGTAAATAATTAAGGCGGAGGGAGTATGGACTTTTTTTTGCCATTTTACCTATTTTGCTTGTGTTGGCAGGTATGCTTGTTTTTAATCGTTCTGGTACATTTGTGTCTGTTGCTGGCTGGTTGCTTTGTTTTGCAATAGCTGTTTACTATTTTAAAACACCATATGCTGTAGTATGGGGCGCAACAATAATGGGTATTGTAAAAGCACTTGGTATTTCTCTGGCTGTTACATTTACCATGTTTTTAATTTTTTTAATGAATGAAACAAAAGCTTTATCTAAAATTATCGATTATATAAAAGGCATAACTACAAATAAAGAAGAACAAACACTATTTTTAGGTATGGGTTTTGGTAGTTTATCAACTGCTCTTGGTATGGTAACACCTGCTATGTTTCCACCGATATTTAGACTCCTTGGGTTCAGTCCTGTTGCAGCTATTGCGATAAGCATTCTTTGCTATGATCCACTAACTTCGTTTGCGTTATTTTCTATACCCATTACATTGCCTGCAAAGTCGCTATGGGTTTTGGTATCAAACCACCTGGTATTGATAGCTTATCTAGTTTTATCTGGGATTATACATTCAAAATTACAGCATTTTTGCCATTTGTTTCTATGTTGTTTGCATTTTTAATGTTATACACTGTTGGGGGGATGCAGGCGTTAAAAAAGAACTGGATTGCTGCGATGCTTTCTGGTCTGGTATTATCTTTAACTGCTTTATTTTTGGCATGGTCAAGAATTGCGCCGGTTGAAATTATAGGTGTATTATCAGGACTTGCCACTATGGTTTTTGTATACTTTTATTATAAAAACGGCTCAAGTTCTACTCAAAGACAGACTTTTTTTCAAAAAGATCTACTTCTTTCAGCTTCTCCTTTTATTATCCTTATTTTATTGTCATTTATTGTAAATGTTCATTCTGTAAAACTTTATTTGAGTAATTTATTAAATCCTTATGAAATAATCCATATTTTTGCTGATAAAACAGAAGATTTAAATATTCTTTCCAGTGTGTGGTTTTGGATAATGGTTGTTGGTATACTATCAATATTTATTTTAAAGCCCACAAAAGAACAATTGAGCAAAGTTACAAAGCTTTGGCTTAAAAGGATTTGGGGGCCATTTTTGGCATACTCTTTGTTTTTTAGCGTTGCATACATCATGGCATGGTCTGGTATGGATGTTATTGGCTCAAAACTAATTCCATCTTCAAACTTTACTCAAAACAATATGGACATTATAATATCAAGTAGTTTTGCCAAAAGTTTTGGATCTTTTTATCCATTAATTGCACCGTTTTTGGGTTTAATTGGAGCATTTGTTGGAGGTAGCGCTACTGCATCTAATGTTTTGTTTGCAAAAATTCAGTGGGAAGCTACAATATCAACTGTAGGTGCAAATGCATTTATGTGGATTTATGCGGCTCATGCTGTAGGAGGTGGCATAGCATCAGCTATCACACCGTCAAAAATTACAAATGCAGCAGCAACGATTGGTGTTGGTGGAAAAGAAGAAGCCCAATTTATAAAAGCAACAATCTTGCCAGTATTGTTTATGTGTTTGGTTGTTGGTATTTTGTCTATGATATTTATTTACTTGTAAAGGAGGCAGTCTATGGCGCTTATGAATTTAAGTAGGTTTATACTTGAAGAACAAAGAAGATTTAAAGAAGCTACAGGTGATTTTACAATTATTTTAGAGCAGATTGCATTTGCTTCAAAAATTATTGCACGAGAAGTAAATAAAGCAGGCCTGGTTAATATTTTGGGTAGTTTAGAGACGCAAAATATTTTTGGTGAGACTCAGCAAAAACTGGATGTGTTTGCAAATCAAAAGATGATTGAAGCATTGGACCATATAGGTAAAGTGTGTGTTATGGCATCTGAAGAAGTTGAAACTGCGATAGAAATACCGGATAAGTACCAAAAAGGCAAATATGTTGTTGTATTTGATCCACTTGATGGTTCTTCTAATATAGATGTTAATGTAAGTATTGGTACGATTTTTGGTATTTTTAGAAAAAAAGAAGAAGAGTGTTCTTTACAAGACAATTTATTACAAAAGGGCAGGGATTTAATTGCTGCAGGATATGTTGTATATGGATCTTCTACAATGTTTGTATATTGTGCTGGTGGGAGTGTAAATGGTTTTACACTTGATCCAAGTGTTGGTGAGTTTTTGTTGTCTCATCCAGATATAAAAATACCCCCGAAAGGCAACATTTACAGTGTAAACGAAGCAAATTCTAATAAATGGGATAAAAAGATAAAAGACTATATTGAAACTTTAAAGGATCAAGGTTATACATCACGTTACATAGGTTCTCTTGTTTCTGATTTTCACAGAAATTTACTAAAAGGCGGTGTATTTTTATATCCAGCAGATGAAAAAAATAAAAAAGGAAAACTAAGATTGTTGTACGAAGCTTTCCCTCTTTCTTATATTGTTGAGCACGCAGGTGGTGCTTCATGCGATGGTTTGGTTGATATACTGGATAAAACCCCCCAAACATTGCATGATAGGACGCCTCTTATTATTGGTTCAAAATATGAGGTAGATTTATTTAAAAAGATGACATCTGTTTAAAGTTAATATACTGTTCAAATAATTGCAGATCGTCTTTTGTATCAATACCAATGAATTGTTTTGATACTATGAGGACTCCAATTTTTATTGAAAATTCAAGAGCTCTTAATTGTTCAAGTTTTTCTGCTAACTCTAGCGCAGTTGGATTTTGATTGTGTAAAAAAAGCAATGTGTGTTTATCATATATATAAACACCTATATGTTTTAGATAGTTATCGTAAAAATTAGCATTGTAAGGTATTTTAGAGCGGGAAAAGTACATTGCAAAGCTGTTTTTATCAACAACAACTTTAACATCATTTATATTATCTGCACAGGTATTGCATTTTACTGCTAAAGTAGCCATTTGTAGCTTTTTTTTAATAAAAAATGTTATGAGATTATCTATTGTTTGACCATCTATTAATGGCTCATCGCCTTGTACATTAACAATAATATCATAATTTTTATCTAAGACAAAGTGGGCAATTCTATCTGTTCCACTTACAAAATTACCATCTACAAAAAAGGCTTGACCGCCAATATTTTCTATGGTTTTTTGGATTTCTTTAGAATCAGTTAAAACTGCACAAGTTTGGGCTAGTTTGGAATTTTTTGCACCTAGGTATGTCCACTCAATGATGCTTTTATTATTAACCTTACACAAGAGTTTTTTGGGAAAACGTGTTGAAGATAGCCTTGCTGGTATTAAAATTGCAATGTTCATATATAATCCTTTATTTCTTCAAATTTAACACTGGATGTGCCACGTTTGCCAACTACAATAGACGCTGCAATGCTTGAAAGCTTAACCGCTTTTGTAGGCTCACAGCCCAAAGCAAAGCACATAGTAGAAACTGCAATCACAGTGTCGCCTGCACCTGTTACATCATAAACTTCTTTTGCCAAAGCTTTTTCATGATACACAAGTCCGTCTTTTGAAAAAAGGGTCATACCGTTTTCCCCTTGTGTAACAAGTAAATACTTGCATTTTGTGTTTTTGATAATTATATTTGCAGCTTTTTTTAAATCTTTATCATTTTGAATTTCAATTTTGCTCATCTCTTGAGTTTCTTTTAAGTTTGGTGTTATAAGGTCAACGTTTTTATACATTTTTGTATGATTTACTTTTGGGTCAACACTTATGAATTTATCAAATATATATCTTA is a window of Desulfurella sp. DNA encoding:
- the panB gene encoding 3-methyl-2-oxobutanoate hydroxymethyltransferase produces the protein MKMTVPKFVSMKSKEKITMITAYDYTQAKIADEAGIDSILVGDSLSMVMQGNSSTLPVSLDEMIYHGKIVKKGVSNALLIVDMPFMSYQASTEKALENAGKIMKETLCDCVKLEGGEEFAQTVYKLVSSGIPVIGHLGLTPQSINVFGSYTVRAKTKEQAQKIVNDAISLEQAGVFAIVLEAIPLNLAKEITQKLKIPTIGIGAGLYCDGQVLVFHDMLGLFDDFKPKFVKRYASLKQDAIKGIKDYIKEVKNNEFPSLEYSYE
- the panC gene encoding pantoate--beta-alanine ligase, which produces MSKVIQTIDQMKEFSKNSILSKKSIGFVPTMGYLHNGHLSLIKKARSQNDIVVVSIFVNPLQFAPNEDFNTYPRDFEKDRVLCEQNGVDVIFYPGYEEMYPQNYQTYVEVSFLSKPLEGKSRPTHFKGVTTIVLKLFNIIKPTRAYFGKKDAQQLIIIKKMVEDLNLDVEIVPCEIERDIDGLALSSRNVYLNAKERSQAVCLKKALDKAKELIDAKIYDSQTIIKNMKDVINSYDLARIDYISINSTDCLSELKEVVLGKTLISLAVFFGKTRLIDNMWI
- the panD gene encoding aspartate 1-decarboxylase, translating into MLRNMLIGKIHRATVTQADLHYIGSITIDEDLMEAANMKEYEYVHIWNIDNGERFQTYTIKGKKGSGVICLNGAAARKVAVGDKIIIAAFGLVDDSEADKVVPKVVIVDKDNKIVEKYEGI
- a CDS encoding L-lactate permease gives rise to the protein MLVFNRSGTFVSVAGWLLCFAIAVYYFKTPYAVVWGATIMGIVKALGISLAVTFTMFLIFLMNETKALSKIIDYIKGITTNKEEQTLFLGMGFGSLSTALGMVTPAMFPPIFRLLGFSPVAAIAISILCYDPLTSFALFSIPITLPAKSLWVLVSNHLVLIAYLVLSGIIHSKLQHFCHLFLCCLHF
- a CDS encoding L-lactate permease — encoded protein: MGFGIKPPGIDSLSSFIWDYTFKITAFLPFVSMLFAFLMLYTVGGMQALKKNWIAAMLSGLVLSLTALFLAWSRIAPVEIIGVLSGLATMVFVYFYYKNGSSSTQRQTFFQKDLLLSASPFIILILLSFIVNVHSVKLYLSNLLNPYEIIHIFADKTEDLNILSSVWFWIMVVGILSIFILKPTKEQLSKVTKLWLKRIWGPFLAYSLFFSVAYIMAWSGMDVIGSKLIPSSNFTQNNMDIIISSSFAKSFGSFYPLIAPFLGLIGAFVGGSATASNVLFAKIQWEATISTVGANAFMWIYAAHAVGGGIASAITPSKITNAAATIGVGGKEEAQFIKATILPVLFMCLVVGILSMIFIYL
- the fbp gene encoding class 1 fructose-bisphosphatase, with amino-acid sequence MALMNLSRFILEEQRRFKEATGDFTIILEQIAFASKIIAREVNKAGLVNILGSLETQNIFGETQQKLDVFANQKMIEALDHIGKVCVMASEEVETAIEIPDKYQKGKYVVVFDPLDGSSNIDVNVSIGTIFGIFRKKEEECSLQDNLLQKGRDLIAAGYVVYGSSTMFVYCAGGSVNGFTLDPSVGEFLLSHPDIKIPPKGNIYSVNEANSNKWDKKIKDYIETLKDQGYTSRYIGSLVSDFHRNLLKGGVFLYPADEKNKKGKLRLLYEAFPLSYIVEHAGGASCDGLVDILDKTPQTLHDRTPLIIGSKYEVDLFKKMTSV
- the kdsB gene encoding 3-deoxy-manno-octulosonate cytidylyltransferase; amino-acid sequence: MNIAILIPARLSSTRFPKKLLCKVNNKSIIEWTYLGAKNSKLAQTCAVLTDSKEIQKTIENIGGQAFFVDGNFVSGTDRIAHFVLDKNYDIIVNVQGDEPLIDGQTIDNLITFFIKKKLQMATLAVKCNTCADNINDVKVVVDKNSFAMYFSRSKIPYNANFYDNYLKHIGVYIYDKHTLLFLHNQNPTALELAEKLEQLRALEFSIKIGVLIVSKQFIGIDTKDDLQLFEQYINFKQMSSF